A section of the Polyangium spumosum genome encodes:
- a CDS encoding substrate-binding domain-containing protein → MHASRRAFASLLSVLLLALVGLSCSKPPAGGRALRLATTTSLKDAGLLDELLPAFEAKTGYRVEARALGSGKALRALRDGEADVAITHAPALEEAAVAAGEVGRRSPFMHNEFVLVGPLDQVGVVAGAGDIVEAMRRIVSSGRSFVSRGDDSGTNQHEMALWKAAGIATNGAFLVRANAGMGETLERASDEGAFTLSDRATFRAKQGDLKLVIVYQGDPALRNTYAVIEPKAGAAANAEGARAFAEFLRSEEGRARIGAFGVKATGEPLFTPGAR, encoded by the coding sequence ATGCACGCGTCACGCCGCGCCTTCGCCTCGCTCCTGTCCGTCCTTCTGCTCGCGCTCGTGGGCCTCTCGTGCAGCAAGCCGCCTGCGGGCGGGCGCGCGCTCCGGCTCGCGACGACGACGAGCCTGAAGGACGCGGGCCTGCTCGACGAGCTCTTGCCTGCGTTCGAGGCGAAGACGGGTTATCGCGTCGAGGCTCGGGCGCTCGGTTCGGGCAAGGCGCTCCGGGCGCTCCGGGACGGCGAGGCGGACGTGGCGATCACGCACGCGCCGGCCCTGGAGGAGGCGGCGGTGGCGGCGGGCGAGGTCGGTCGCCGGAGCCCGTTCATGCACAACGAATTCGTCCTCGTGGGTCCTCTGGATCAGGTCGGCGTCGTGGCGGGCGCGGGCGACATCGTGGAGGCGATGCGCCGCATCGTGTCCTCGGGCCGCTCGTTCGTGTCGCGGGGGGACGACTCCGGGACGAACCAGCACGAAATGGCGTTATGGAAGGCCGCGGGGATCGCCACGAATGGCGCATTCCTCGTGCGTGCGAACGCGGGGATGGGCGAGACGCTGGAGCGCGCGTCGGACGAGGGGGCCTTCACGCTGAGCGACCGGGCGACGTTCCGGGCGAAGCAGGGGGATCTGAAGCTCGTGATCGTGTACCAGGGGGATCCCGCATTGCGGAACACGTACGCGGTGATCGAGCCGAAGGCGGGCGCGGCGGCGAACGCGGAGGGGGCGCGCGCGTTTGCAGAGTTTCTCCGGTCGGAGGAGGGGCGGGCGAGGATCGGGGCGTTTGGCGTGAAGGCGACGGGGGAGCCGCTGTTCACGCCGGGGGCGAGGTAG
- a CDS encoding formylglycine-generating enzyme family protein, translated as MRPATVVALALLVLAPSAGARGAPPRPEAPAAPAAEVNTRGGIVTLQIPAPEALLLREGTFTMGSSPSEVAHAQSLCALEPMGRECPEQVFADEYPPHEVYLSDVWIDRTEVTVARYRRCVAAGHCLEPPYASGAARFDRPELPVVMVTWNDAAAFCAWTGGRLPTEAEWERAARGTRGRRYPWGNLWNGSIVNHGKLSWDELDPTDGFLELAPVSSFPDGRTPDGFADMAGNVEEWVADYYAPRYQEGSVMNPRGPTQGEERVLRGGGYVHGRPFLRAASRQHDLPSMRRPWRGFRCARDA; from the coding sequence ATGCGCCCCGCGACGGTGGTTGCCCTCGCGCTCCTCGTGCTCGCCCCTTCCGCCGGGGCCCGAGGGGCTCCGCCTCGGCCGGAGGCGCCCGCCGCCCCCGCGGCGGAGGTGAACACGAGAGGCGGCATCGTCACGCTGCAGATCCCGGCGCCCGAGGCGCTCCTGCTCCGCGAGGGCACGTTCACCATGGGCTCGTCGCCCTCGGAGGTCGCCCACGCGCAGAGCCTCTGCGCCCTCGAGCCCATGGGCCGCGAGTGCCCCGAGCAGGTCTTCGCCGACGAGTACCCGCCGCACGAGGTGTACCTCTCGGACGTGTGGATCGATCGGACCGAGGTGACGGTCGCGCGTTATCGCCGCTGCGTGGCCGCGGGCCATTGCCTGGAGCCGCCGTACGCCTCGGGCGCGGCGCGCTTCGATCGGCCGGAGCTGCCGGTGGTGATGGTGACGTGGAACGACGCGGCGGCCTTCTGCGCGTGGACGGGCGGGCGGCTGCCGACCGAGGCGGAATGGGAGCGGGCAGCGCGAGGCACGCGGGGCCGGCGGTATCCGTGGGGCAACCTCTGGAACGGCTCGATCGTGAACCACGGCAAGCTCTCCTGGGACGAGCTCGATCCCACCGACGGCTTCCTCGAGCTCGCGCCCGTGAGCTCGTTCCCGGACGGCCGGACCCCGGACGGCTTCGCCGACATGGCGGGCAACGTGGAGGAGTGGGTGGCGGACTACTACGCGCCTCGGTACCAGGAGGGCAGCGTGATGAACCCGCGGGGCCCGACGCAAGGTGAGGAGCGGGTCCTGCGAGGCGGCGGTTACGTGCACGGGCGGCCGTTTTTGCGGGCGGCGTCGCGGCAGCACGACTTGCCTTCCATGCGGCGGCCGTGGCGTGGCTTTCGGTGCGCGCGGGATGCATAG
- a CDS encoding metallophosphoesterase has product MKIAHLSDLHLLSLEGAVPMRLFNKRLTGYVNLRFHRKSIHKPFAVEAAAAEIRKLGVDHVVITGDVTNLALEVEFELVKKLVEEGLGFSPDQISMVPGNHDTYTRGAFRSKRFLRYFEPYLKSDLPEIPGPFPFVRLRGPVALIGLSTAVPRPPLVAAGALRPKQLDALSRALSHPEVRARTPILLQHHPWHNPPRLAKTLLEGLYDAKEEAELLRGVERGLLLHGHLHRRIHRTLPTARGHIDAVGATSASLLHESDERMAGFNLYEINDTSGAIEAITSRKLDPATKTFREVPIPKG; this is encoded by the coding sequence GTGAAGATCGCCCACCTCTCGGATCTGCACCTGCTCTCGCTCGAGGGCGCGGTGCCGATGCGCCTCTTCAACAAGCGCCTCACGGGTTACGTGAACCTGCGCTTCCACCGCAAGTCGATCCACAAGCCCTTCGCCGTGGAGGCCGCGGCCGCGGAGATCCGGAAGCTCGGCGTGGACCACGTGGTCATCACGGGCGACGTCACGAACCTCGCGCTGGAGGTCGAGTTCGAGCTCGTGAAGAAGCTCGTCGAAGAGGGCCTCGGCTTCTCGCCGGACCAGATCAGCATGGTCCCGGGCAACCACGACACCTACACGCGCGGCGCCTTCCGATCGAAGCGCTTCCTCCGCTACTTCGAGCCCTACCTGAAGAGTGATCTGCCCGAGATCCCGGGCCCCTTCCCCTTCGTCCGCCTGCGCGGCCCGGTGGCGCTGATCGGCCTGTCGACCGCCGTGCCGAGGCCCCCGCTCGTCGCCGCCGGCGCGCTGCGGCCCAAGCAGCTCGACGCGCTCTCGCGCGCGCTCTCCCACCCCGAGGTGCGCGCGCGTACGCCGATCCTGCTGCAGCACCACCCGTGGCACAACCCGCCGCGGCTCGCGAAGACGCTGCTCGAAGGGCTCTACGACGCAAAGGAGGAGGCGGAGCTCCTGCGCGGCGTCGAGCGAGGTCTGCTGCTGCACGGCCACCTGCACCGCCGGATCCACCGGACGTTGCCGACGGCCCGAGGCCACATCGACGCGGTCGGCGCGACGAGCGCGTCGCTGCTGCACGAGAGCGACGAGCGGATGGCGGGCTTCAACCTGTACGAGATCAACGACACCTCGGGGGCGATCGAGGCGATCACCTCGCGCAAGCTCGACCCCGCGACGAAGACGTTCCGCGAGGTGCCGATCCCGAAGGGCTGA
- a CDS encoding cold-shock protein, which translates to MAVGKVKWFNDEKGWGFIKQDTGPDVFVHYSQIQQPDAGRKRLFEDETVEFEIKEGPKGLQAINVTRMAAAS; encoded by the coding sequence ATGGCAGTAGGCAAAGTCAAGTGGTTCAACGACGAGAAGGGCTGGGGTTTCATCAAGCAGGACACGGGCCCTGACGTCTTCGTCCACTACTCGCAGATCCAGCAACCGGACGCCGGTCGGAAGCGCCTCTTCGAGGACGAGACGGTCGAGTTCGAGATCAAGGAAGGCCCCAAGGGCCTGCAGGCGATCAACGTGACGCGTATGGCCGCCGCGAGCTGA
- a CDS encoding ATPase, T2SS/T4P/T4SS family, with protein MLAGACSYCRAWPGPIPQGRPSGMIFSVIISEKGGAERRESFERAEINIGRVQGNELMLPKGNVSKRHARIVLRDGRFIVTDLKSTNGTYVNGRKIGQPTLVREGDKIYIGDFVLRVEAGPGAQMALGRVPSGEFNAVPDIGALDGPLSSPGGPPSVAQAKPRDGMLTGENAADVVSHFPLENDPDEAPVPVPAPPRVPRPTQSTKPSGSMLSPTALSPLPPHAHTAGGPPTLSAGHRPTAASSIPAPPQSPFPPAFGQAFPPRHAVPPGPTAVPPSPVNRTNSEPAPGPSTQHRAALATLVERVAESLDLAPLAAGAPLEAAFTTKIAGAIEERAAAMKVAGLVPEGVGVEQLVQEARRELIELGAIGPLLADDDVVEIHAQGSSRLVAFRKSRKQPTGEMPFTSEEAGARVLRRLAKRAGAELDAPGAVDLCAPDGSRLLGALPAAGAKGLVVVLRKPQRIEASTLEDLVRAGLLSRAVATLLSQGTACRANVLVAGPTGSGHGSLVAALAQGFGPEERVVSLQDDDEIPVQHANVLLIPLGPSADAAAGATRVAARMRPDRIVIGALAGATASELIGALGEGASSVLAAARAPTLRHALARLTADLVSARPGTTVEAAREALASTFDLALEVARLRDGRARLMRVADLRVEAGALVARDIFTFTIERTAAGGAIEGSLHATGAIPAIAEDLAARGTPVDPAIFRRAK; from the coding sequence ATGCTCGCCGGGGCTTGCTCGTATTGCCGGGCGTGGCCCGGGCCGATCCCGCAAGGCCGCCCGAGCGGAATGATTTTCTCGGTCATCATCAGCGAGAAGGGCGGCGCCGAGCGCCGTGAATCCTTCGAGCGCGCGGAGATCAACATCGGCCGCGTGCAAGGCAACGAGCTCATGTTGCCCAAGGGCAACGTGTCGAAGCGGCACGCGCGTATCGTCCTCCGCGACGGCCGCTTCATCGTCACCGACCTGAAGAGCACGAACGGCACGTACGTCAACGGCCGCAAGATCGGGCAGCCGACGCTCGTCCGCGAAGGCGACAAGATCTACATCGGCGACTTCGTCCTGCGCGTCGAGGCAGGCCCAGGCGCGCAGATGGCCCTCGGGCGCGTGCCGAGCGGCGAGTTCAACGCCGTCCCCGACATCGGCGCGCTCGACGGCCCCCTCTCGTCCCCAGGCGGCCCGCCCTCGGTCGCCCAGGCCAAACCCCGCGACGGCATGCTCACCGGCGAAAACGCAGCCGACGTGGTGAGCCACTTCCCGCTGGAGAACGATCCCGACGAAGCGCCCGTCCCCGTGCCCGCGCCGCCGCGCGTACCACGTCCGACCCAGAGCACGAAGCCGAGCGGCTCGATGCTCTCGCCGACCGCCCTCTCACCCCTGCCGCCCCACGCGCACACCGCAGGCGGTCCGCCGACGCTCAGCGCAGGCCACAGGCCCACCGCAGCGTCGAGCATCCCCGCGCCGCCGCAGAGCCCGTTCCCGCCCGCCTTCGGTCAAGCATTCCCGCCGAGGCACGCGGTCCCGCCCGGCCCGACCGCCGTGCCGCCGTCCCCGGTGAACCGCACGAACTCGGAGCCCGCGCCAGGTCCGTCGACGCAGCACCGCGCAGCGCTCGCGACCCTCGTCGAGCGCGTGGCCGAGAGCCTGGACCTCGCCCCGCTCGCCGCAGGCGCGCCGCTCGAGGCGGCGTTCACGACGAAGATCGCGGGTGCGATCGAGGAGCGCGCCGCGGCGATGAAGGTCGCGGGCCTCGTGCCCGAAGGCGTAGGCGTGGAGCAGCTCGTGCAAGAAGCGCGACGCGAGCTCATCGAGCTCGGCGCGATCGGCCCGCTGCTCGCCGACGACGACGTGGTGGAGATCCACGCGCAAGGGAGCAGCCGCCTCGTCGCGTTCCGCAAGAGCCGCAAGCAGCCGACAGGAGAGATGCCGTTCACGAGCGAGGAGGCCGGCGCGCGCGTGTTGCGTCGACTCGCGAAGCGCGCAGGCGCAGAGCTCGACGCACCCGGCGCGGTGGATCTGTGCGCGCCGGACGGCTCGCGGCTGCTCGGCGCGCTGCCCGCGGCAGGCGCGAAGGGTCTCGTGGTGGTGCTGCGCAAGCCGCAGCGGATCGAGGCGAGCACGCTGGAAGATCTCGTGCGCGCGGGGCTGCTCTCGCGAGCCGTGGCGACGCTGCTGTCGCAAGGAACGGCGTGCCGCGCGAACGTGCTGGTGGCAGGGCCGACGGGCTCGGGGCACGGCTCGCTCGTCGCAGCACTCGCGCAAGGCTTCGGCCCGGAGGAGCGCGTCGTCTCGCTGCAAGACGACGACGAGATCCCGGTGCAACACGCGAACGTGTTGTTGATCCCGCTCGGCCCGAGCGCAGACGCAGCAGCCGGCGCGACGCGTGTCGCCGCGCGCATGCGCCCGGATCGGATCGTGATCGGCGCGCTCGCCGGAGCCACGGCCTCGGAGCTGATCGGCGCCCTCGGCGAAGGCGCGAGCAGCGTGCTCGCAGCAGCACGCGCGCCGACGCTGCGTCACGCCCTCGCGCGGCTGACAGCGGACCTCGTGTCAGCCCGGCCAGGCACGACGGTGGAAGCCGCCCGCGAGGCGCTGGCGAGCACCTTCGACCTGGCGCTGGAAGTCGCCCGCCTCCGCGACGGACGAGCACGCCTCATGCGCGTCGCAGACCTACGTGTGGAAGCCGGCGCCCTCGTGGCCCGAGACATCTTCACGTTCACCATCGAGCGGACCGCCGCAGGCGGCGCGATCGAGGGAAGCCTGCACGCGACCGGCGCAATCCCGGCCATCGCGGAGGACCTGGCAGCGCGGGGCACGCCGGTCGATCCGGCAATCTTCCGGCGCGCGAAGTAA
- the def gene encoding peptide deformylase, with protein sequence MAIRTILHYPDPRLRQKAQPVERITPEIERLIDDMAETMYAAPGVGLAATQIGEAHRIFIIDIAAEDEPSNLMVFINPEILSKTGEEVGPEGCLSFPGVSEDIKRATALRVRAQGRDGKTFELAADGLLAVAIQHEHDHLDGVLMIDRVGMLKKRIIQRKMQKHAAS encoded by the coding sequence ATGGCCATCCGCACCATCCTGCACTATCCCGACCCCCGCCTCCGCCAGAAGGCCCAGCCCGTCGAGCGCATCACGCCCGAGATCGAGCGGCTCATCGACGACATGGCCGAGACCATGTACGCAGCGCCGGGCGTGGGCCTCGCAGCCACGCAGATCGGCGAGGCACACCGGATCTTCATCATCGACATCGCCGCCGAAGACGAGCCAAGCAACCTGATGGTCTTCATCAACCCGGAAATCCTGTCGAAGACAGGCGAAGAGGTAGGCCCCGAAGGCTGCCTGTCGTTCCCGGGCGTGAGCGAGGACATCAAGCGCGCGACAGCGCTCCGCGTGCGCGCCCAAGGCCGCGACGGCAAGACCTTCGAACTCGCCGCCGACGGCCTGCTCGCCGTGGCCATCCAGCACGAGCACGATCACCTCGACGGCGTGTTGATGATCGACCGCGTAGGCATGCTCAAGAAGCGCATCATCCAGCGCAAGATGCAGAAGCACGCCGCAAGCTGA
- the ribD gene encoding bifunctional diaminohydroxyphosphoribosylaminopyrimidine deaminase/5-amino-6-(5-phosphoribosylamino)uracil reductase RibD, whose translation MTTASESDFDLATMRLALEEARKSQPSPNPPVGAVVVNEAGEVVAAAYHVRAGEEHAEVVALRRAGDAARNGTIFVTLEPCNHHGRTPPCVDTILRSGVRRVVIGCLDPNPNVDGGGAARLTEAGLTVDVGVAGAEARALIAPWAKFITTGMPYVSLKLALSLDGRIATRSGSSKWVTGPEARAKVQELRAQHDVVGVGIGTALADDPRLTVRTPGLAEQGRCPTRAVFDTHLRLPLHSRLVQTAREVPTWVLTGEDAPGANEQALVDAGCVVLRVPNSAEGRVEVSAALRILAAQGVVSILVEGGAELAGSLLAARLADELHAFIAPILLGPRGRPGAVDWAGPDTPSEAPRIVDPRWALCGRDAYVSGPLAFPR comes from the coding sequence ATGACGACTGCCTCCGAATCCGATTTTGATCTCGCCACGATGCGCCTCGCGCTCGAGGAGGCGAGGAAGTCCCAGCCCTCGCCGAATCCGCCGGTCGGGGCCGTCGTCGTGAACGAAGCGGGTGAGGTGGTCGCAGCGGCCTACCACGTCCGCGCAGGGGAAGAGCACGCCGAGGTCGTCGCCCTGCGCCGCGCCGGTGACGCCGCGCGAAACGGCACGATCTTCGTCACACTCGAGCCCTGCAACCACCACGGACGCACGCCGCCCTGCGTGGACACCATCCTGCGCTCGGGCGTCCGCCGCGTGGTCATCGGTTGCCTCGATCCCAACCCGAACGTCGACGGCGGAGGCGCCGCGCGCCTCACCGAGGCAGGCCTGACTGTCGACGTGGGCGTCGCCGGCGCCGAGGCGCGCGCGCTCATCGCGCCATGGGCAAAGTTCATCACGACAGGCATGCCCTACGTGTCGCTCAAGCTCGCGCTCTCGCTCGACGGGCGCATCGCGACCCGGAGCGGCTCCTCGAAGTGGGTCACGGGCCCCGAGGCGCGAGCCAAGGTTCAGGAGCTCCGCGCGCAGCACGACGTGGTCGGCGTCGGCATCGGCACGGCCCTCGCCGACGACCCGCGCCTCACGGTGCGCACGCCCGGGCTCGCCGAGCAGGGTCGATGCCCGACCCGCGCCGTCTTCGACACCCACCTGCGCCTGCCGCTGCACAGCCGGCTCGTGCAAACAGCACGTGAGGTGCCGACCTGGGTGCTCACGGGCGAGGACGCGCCAGGCGCAAACGAGCAGGCGCTCGTCGACGCAGGTTGCGTGGTGCTCCGCGTGCCGAACTCGGCCGAGGGCCGGGTGGAGGTGTCGGCGGCGCTGCGCATCCTGGCAGCACAAGGCGTGGTCTCGATCCTCGTCGAGGGTGGCGCAGAGCTCGCGGGCAGCCTGCTCGCCGCACGCCTGGCCGACGAGCTCCACGCGTTCATCGCGCCCATCCTTCTCGGCCCGCGCGGCCGCCCCGGTGCCGTCGACTGGGCCGGCCCCGACACGCCAAGCGAGGCGCCGCGCATCGTCGATCCTCGCTGGGCCCTCTGCGGCCGCGACGCCTACGTCAGCGGTCCGCTCGCGTTCCCGCGCTGA
- the nrdR gene encoding transcriptional regulator NrdR yields MRCPFCGHLEDKVVESRAPGSGDVVRRRRECAACSRRFTTYERVEDVLPTVVKKDGRREPFDRAKLMRGLRTACNKRPVSVDRLEVVVDAIEREVQESEKREVTSAELGERVMNHLRDLDEVAYVRFASVYRSFRDVDEFLRELGKLVKAKGP; encoded by the coding sequence ATGAGGTGCCCGTTCTGCGGGCATCTCGAGGACAAGGTCGTCGAGTCCCGCGCCCCCGGCTCGGGTGACGTCGTTCGGCGGCGCCGCGAGTGCGCCGCTTGCAGTCGTCGGTTCACGACATACGAGCGTGTCGAGGACGTCCTGCCGACCGTCGTGAAAAAAGACGGCCGGCGCGAACCCTTCGATCGAGCCAAGCTGATGCGTGGACTCCGGACCGCCTGCAACAAGCGGCCGGTCTCGGTGGACAGGCTGGAGGTCGTGGTGGACGCGATCGAGCGCGAGGTGCAGGAGTCGGAGAAGCGCGAGGTGACGAGCGCCGAGCTCGGCGAGCGCGTCATGAACCACCTCCGCGACCTCGACGAGGTCGCCTACGTCCGGTTCGCCAGCGTCTACCGCTCCTTCCGAGACGTGGACGAGTTCCTCCGCGAGCTTGGTAAGCTTGTGAAGGCGAAGGGCCCCTAG
- the fabF gene encoding beta-ketoacyl-ACP synthase II, whose amino-acid sequence MERVVITGIGLVTPNGIGTAETWRSVLAAESGIGPITLFDASQYTTRIAGEVKGFVAENFIPKKKVREMGRFAHLSVAASDLCIKDAGIEFTDEDRETCGTYIGVGLGGLENLYQYAQTLLEKGPSKVSPYFIPQVIANLAAGQVAMAFDLKGPSYCNTSACASSGHSIGEAFEWIRRGRTHLMLAGGTEATITGLAAAGFGAMFALSRRNDEPTRASRPWDKGRDGFVMGEGAATLLLESLSHAKRRGAKIYGEVTGYGATCDAYHLTRPAPEGEGAQRAMKQALVDAKLSPTNIDYINAHGTSTPNGDIEEARAIVKVFGEHATGHGLWVSSTKSVTGHLLGGAGAVEAALSVLALHEGKVPPTANLEEQDPECVLDCVPLVARERRLRNVMSNSFGFGGTNVALVFSRFEG is encoded by the coding sequence ATGGAACGCGTCGTCATCACCGGCATCGGTCTCGTCACCCCGAACGGCATCGGCACCGCGGAGACGTGGCGCTCCGTGCTCGCGGCCGAGTCCGGGATCGGGCCCATCACCCTCTTCGATGCGTCGCAGTACACGACACGCATCGCAGGCGAGGTGAAGGGGTTCGTCGCGGAGAACTTCATCCCGAAGAAGAAGGTCCGGGAGATGGGCCGCTTCGCCCACCTCTCGGTCGCCGCTTCGGACCTCTGCATCAAGGACGCAGGGATCGAGTTCACCGACGAGGATCGCGAGACGTGCGGCACGTACATCGGCGTGGGCCTCGGCGGGCTCGAGAACCTCTACCAGTACGCGCAGACGCTGCTCGAGAAGGGGCCCTCGAAGGTCAGCCCGTACTTCATCCCGCAGGTCATCGCGAACCTCGCCGCGGGCCAGGTCGCGATGGCCTTCGACCTCAAGGGGCCGAGCTACTGCAACACGAGCGCGTGCGCGTCGAGTGGCCACTCGATCGGTGAAGCCTTCGAGTGGATCCGCCGCGGCCGCACGCACCTCATGCTCGCGGGCGGCACGGAGGCGACCATCACGGGCCTCGCGGCCGCAGGGTTCGGCGCGATGTTCGCCCTCTCGCGCCGCAACGACGAGCCCACGCGGGCGAGTCGCCCCTGGGACAAGGGCCGCGACGGCTTCGTCATGGGCGAGGGCGCGGCGACGCTGTTGCTCGAATCGCTCTCACATGCGAAGCGCCGCGGCGCGAAGATTTACGGCGAGGTCACGGGCTACGGCGCGACGTGCGACGCGTACCACCTGACGAGGCCCGCTCCCGAAGGCGAGGGCGCGCAACGCGCGATGAAACAAGCGCTCGTGGACGCGAAGCTCTCGCCGACGAACATCGACTACATCAACGCGCACGGCACCTCGACGCCAAACGGCGACATCGAGGAGGCCCGCGCCATCGTGAAAGTGTTCGGCGAGCACGCGACCGGGCACGGGCTCTGGGTGAGCTCCACGAAGTCCGTGACCGGGCACCTGCTCGGCGGCGCAGGCGCAGTCGAGGCAGCCCTCTCGGTGCTCGCGCTGCACGAAGGCAAGGTCCCTCCCACGGCAAACCTCGAGGAGCAGGATCCCGAGTGCGTGCTCGACTGCGTCCCGCTCGTCGCGCGGGAGCGCCGTCTCCGGAACGTCATGTCGAACTCGTTCGGGTTCGGGGGCACCAACGTTGCACTCGTGTTCTCCCGCTTCGAGGGCTAG
- the acpP gene encoding acyl carrier protein yields the protein MAEGRDISAEVKKIIKEQLDVDEKDIKPESTFIDDLGADSLGLVELVLAFEEAFEIDIPDEDTEKIRSVQDAIDYINSHAKK from the coding sequence ATGGCGGAAGGTCGCGACATCTCGGCCGAGGTCAAGAAGATCATCAAGGAACAGCTCGACGTCGACGAGAAGGACATCAAGCCCGAGTCGACGTTCATCGACGACCTGGGCGCAGATTCGCTCGGCCTCGTGGAGCTCGTGCTCGCCTTCGAGGAGGCGTTCGAAATCGACATCCCGGACGAGGACACGGAGAAGATCCGCTCGGTCCAGGACGCGATCGACTACATCAACTCGCACGCGAAGAAGTAA
- the fabG gene encoding 3-oxoacyl-[acyl-carrier-protein] reductase: MFGLSGKVALVTGASRGIGRATAEALAAQGAHVVVNYVRGEEEARRVVSAIEERGGKAEALGFDVADMQGTDEAIAALAKRLGRLDILVANAGIAVDNLVLRVKEEEIDRVFAVNVKGAIGCARAAIKPMMRARAGRIVLLSSIVGEMGNAGQAVYAASKAALLGLSKTLAREYASRSITVNVVAPGFIDTDMTSSLGAEVKDGMLKTIPLGRTGKPEEVAAAVVFLCSDAASYITGETIRVNGGMYM; encoded by the coding sequence ATGTTCGGGCTGAGCGGCAAGGTCGCGCTCGTGACGGGCGCTTCGCGGGGGATCGGTCGTGCGACGGCGGAGGCGCTGGCGGCGCAGGGCGCGCACGTCGTCGTCAACTACGTGCGCGGCGAGGAGGAGGCGCGTCGCGTCGTTTCGGCCATCGAAGAGCGCGGCGGCAAGGCCGAGGCGCTCGGCTTCGACGTGGCGGACATGCAGGGCACGGACGAGGCGATCGCGGCGCTGGCGAAGCGGCTCGGCCGGCTCGACATCCTCGTGGCGAACGCTGGCATCGCCGTCGACAACCTCGTCCTTCGCGTGAAGGAAGAGGAGATCGATCGCGTCTTCGCGGTCAACGTGAAGGGGGCGATCGGCTGCGCGCGTGCGGCGATCAAGCCCATGATGCGCGCCCGCGCGGGGCGCATCGTGCTCCTGTCGAGCATCGTCGGCGAGATGGGCAACGCCGGGCAGGCGGTCTACGCTGCGTCGAAGGCGGCCTTGCTCGGCCTCTCGAAGACGCTCGCGCGCGAGTACGCGTCGCGGAGCATCACGGTGAACGTGGTGGCGCCCGGCTTCATCGACACGGACATGACGTCGTCGCTCGGGGCCGAGGTGAAGGACGGCATGCTGAAGACGATTCCCCTCGGCCGCACGGGCAAGCCGGAAGAGGTCGCCGCTGCGGTGGTCTTCCTTTGCTCGGATGCCGCTTCTTACATCACGGGTGAGACCATCCGCGTAAACGGCGGCATGTACATGTAA
- the fabD gene encoding ACP S-malonyltransferase translates to MQRSTKVAWLFPGQGSQLVGMGKELAATSEAARRAFERADAALGEPLSRLCFEGPMEELTLTANTQPAIVAASAAIVAALRERHPDLAPPAFAAGHSLGEYSALCAAGAIELEDAVRLCRLRGSAMQAAVPPGEGAMSAIMGLDAEAVAAICAEAAAGEIVSPANYNAPGQVVIAGQKDAVTRAGDLVAARGGKAVPLKVSAPFHCALMRSAREALAPALERVVIHPLAFPVIANVDASPNADAGRVAELLLRQIDGAVLWSASVERMAAEGVTHALELGPGKVLAGLVKRIAKSIKVLSVSDPAGIDAAAAFLEA, encoded by the coding sequence ATGCAACGAAGCACGAAGGTCGCCTGGTTGTTCCCTGGTCAAGGCTCGCAGCTCGTCGGGATGGGCAAGGAGCTCGCCGCGACGTCGGAGGCGGCGCGCCGCGCATTCGAACGCGCGGACGCCGCGCTCGGCGAGCCGCTCTCCCGGCTCTGCTTCGAAGGGCCGATGGAGGAGCTCACGCTCACCGCGAACACGCAGCCCGCGATCGTGGCGGCGAGCGCGGCCATCGTGGCGGCGCTGCGCGAGCGGCATCCGGATCTCGCGCCGCCGGCCTTCGCTGCGGGGCACTCGCTCGGCGAGTACAGCGCGCTCTGCGCGGCGGGCGCGATCGAGCTCGAGGACGCCGTTCGTCTCTGCCGCCTGCGCGGCTCCGCGATGCAAGCCGCGGTGCCGCCGGGGGAGGGCGCGATGTCGGCGATCATGGGCCTCGACGCCGAGGCGGTCGCGGCGATCTGCGCGGAGGCGGCCGCGGGGGAGATCGTCTCGCCGGCGAACTACAACGCGCCGGGGCAGGTGGTGATTGCAGGTCAAAAGGATGCGGTCACGCGCGCCGGGGATCTCGTGGCGGCGCGCGGCGGCAAGGCCGTGCCGCTCAAGGTGAGCGCGCCTTTCCACTGCGCGCTCATGCGAAGCGCGCGCGAGGCGCTCGCCCCTGCGCTCGAGCGGGTCGTGATCCATCCGCTCGCCTTCCCGGTGATCGCCAACGTCGACGCGTCGCCCAACGCCGACGCAGGTAGGGTCGCCGAGCTCTTGTTGCGGCAGATCGACGGCGCGGTGCTCTGGTCCGCGTCGGTCGAGCGCATGGCGGCCGAGGGCGTGACGCACGCGCTCGAGCTCGGTCCTGGCAAGGTGCTCGCCGGGCTCGTGAAGCGAATCGCGAAATCCATCAAGGTGCTGAGCGTCTCGGATCCGGCGGGGATCGACGCGGCGGCTGCGTTCCTGGAGGCATGA